TTATGATCGAAGCTAACTTGGTTGGTGAGATTCCTCATATTATTAAGTCTATTACTAGTGTTATTGGATTTTTAGGAGAAATTAAAGGAGGAGAACCTGTTCCTTTAAGACTTTCTGAAGTAAACCGTATGTTAGGTAAAGTGGATGAACTGGCTGTAAATACAGATACAAGATCAATTCCATTCAGTTTAGGAGAAACAGTAAAAGTGATCGATGGTCCTTTTAATGGTTTCAATGGTATGGTTGAGAAAATCAATGAAGAAAAGCGTAAACTTGAAGTTATGGTTAAGATTTTCGGAAGAAAAACTCCATTAGAATTGAGCTTTATGCAAGTTGAAAAAGTATAATTTTGTTACATCTATAATATCCACTGTAATCGCTTCCAAATGATTATAGTGTTAAATTTTTAAAAAATGGCTAAAGAAATTAGTAAGGTAGTTAAACTACAAGTTAAGG
The Flavobacterium flavigenum genome window above contains:
- the nusG gene encoding transcription termination/antitermination protein NusG is translated as MADNNVKKWYVVRAVSGQENKVKAYIETEIARLGMEDYVSQVLVPTEKVVTVKDGKKSSKDKVYFPGYVMIEANLVGEIPHIIKSITSVIGFLGEIKGGEPVPLRLSEVNRMLGKVDELAVNTDTRSIPFSLGETVKVIDGPFNGFNGMVEKINEEKRKLEVMVKIFGRKTPLELSFMQVEKV